Part of the Impatiens glandulifera chromosome 8, dImpGla2.1, whole genome shotgun sequence genome is shown below.
TTTGTCATTCACAAAAACATTGctatctcatttcacatttaaaataagcacttgttaaatattttttttagacggAACAAACATAATTAGTTATTGGTAGAacataaattattcataaaaaaacatataatatttagGGCCGACACTGATAAGTCCAACAAGACCATGAGTTAGGGTAGCCCACCTCAGTTCCAAAAAAGAATATTTGAGACAAAAACGAGAAAGGAACTGTCTAAGTTCTTTTTATAGAGTagcccatttattaaataaattaaaagtttttaactcttaatcaaatttattatgtttttaataaaaaaaaagtgtttttaaaAGTGATTCATGgtggaattttttatttattaagttatgagttaaaattttacttaaaaacatgtttttttaataattttttaaactaaaatgaagatagaaaaaaaaattatatttcctCACATCCATTACTTATAATAATGATGTTTAACCTATCAATTGATATATGcacacaaatattatttatgaaattatagtTGGGagataatgttttcttttattaactCACATTCTCAATATAAGTAAAATTTTCTATAtctattttcaatttaattattgtactTTTATGTGAGAAGTGGTATTTATTTTTACTCTTATACTTAacttctcaaaaataaaaattaataaaccaattttttttatacaattgttaatcttatttcccaTTTTAGTAAGATTGtcataaaaaatcattaatatgtatttgaaacattttttttctttacatgactaattttatttctataagTAAAATGTACCACTCAAACAAAagtattaacaaaataaaatcaaaatcaataatttgtaaaattcatAACTCTTTAAAGTTTGTAtgatttattaatgttttaaatgaattaattttgaTGAACAAATTTAAACATTGATAAACTAATTTAGAACATAGGCCAAAAGCAGCAGCCCATGCCTTAATTTCCCTCTTTGGCGCTAGCTAGGGTTTATCATCATTTGAAAACGAGATCAAGGAGTTAATTGGTCTGTCTTCTACAGTGTAGGAAGGAGAGACCGCGGTACGTCGATAAGAACTAGGTCCGCCCTCATTCTCCATTTATACAATTCTCTGCATCGCTATTAAGAATTTCCTCATTTGAATGAAATGATGGGTGGACCTCTATCCGACGATACAGACGCTACATCGATCTCTTCTTCGCGAACTCAATTCCATCATAGGTGAGACTCAATTCCTTACTTTCTTTTACAAGATGAATGCTTTAAGGTATCTAGATCGGGATTTAATGATACATCTATTGTCACTCAGCTTATCTAGAAATCTTTCTTGTTTCAACTTCAATCTCACTTCCATGCATGATCCCTTTTCATATGTCAATTAAATTGTCTGCATTTTGAGCTGAACTATCTTGGGTTTGCTATGTAATTTGAGAAAGAATCTTACTATTTAATGCTGCATGATCTGGATGGATGTCTCTTTAACTTTTGATAACTTATTACTGTTTTCTTATAATGTGTTGTTAATTCATTTAGAGAAAGAAATGTGTTCTCTTTGTTGTTACGGAGAGAGATATCTCCTCGAACAAAAAGTTGTCCAAAATGGAACTATGGTGAAGCTCCTAAAAAGAATGTTATGGCTTCCTTTGGACCACGAAGTGAAGCTGTGATGGATGCAAGGCGAGGTCTTTTATCATGGTAATTGTAtaaactttctttctttctttttctaatctcttgtattaGCATGCCAATGTTTTTGCCTTTTGTTGTTGAATACTACTAGGGTTGAGGCGGATTCATTACAACATTTGTCAGCTAAATATTGTCCACTGTTCCCTCCTCCTAGATCAACTATTGCAGCCTCGTTTAGTCTTGATGGGAAAAGACTTGCTTCTACTCAGTAAGTTCAATCTCTGTGGTTGTTGTTTTCTTGacaatatgataattttttattcttgttGACGATTTTTCCCTTGATGCTTTAGTGGTGATCACACTGTAAAGATAATTGATTGTCAAACAAGAAGATGTTTAAAGGTGCTGAGTGGCCACAGAAGAACTCCTTGGGTGGTATGTACcattttctatttataaatgattGGTATAAACTCTATTCTAGTGATGATGTTTCTGCCAGAAGGTTTTGTCAAGCCAGCAGAAATTCTTAGAATGGTTTATGAATGTTTATTGACTCTATTAGGAAATTGTTGTCTCTTTCCTGGTTTATTGAATGCAATAGGATGCACAATGCACAAGAATAAGTTTACTTTAGTGCCTCCAATGTTCACTCAAACTTTTTTGCAGCTACACTGTTTCAGGCTGAAAAGGTAGAATAATTGAAGACcctaaaatatttagattagaATCAAAAGACAAATCACCCTTTATACTTCCAAATGATTTAGTATTCACTTTCTATTTGGCATGAATTTCTAATTACTGAAGAATATGGAAGAGGAAGGGCATCTCTGTATAGAagaattaaatcttaatttcaGTGAAGATGATTGGTGAACTATGCTTTGATTGCCATATTATATGCTAAAATTTCCTAGGCCTTTAAGTGTAACAtctcaaacatatttttaattttacaaagtTATGTATTTGGTCCGAAGAAGATTTCCTGACAATACTCAGGACTGTTAGTCATGTTTGTATCTTTTATCAAGTTAGTCATGTTTGTATATTTTGTAAGATTGATCTTATGGTGCATTTCTTGTTCTTCCTCTCCAGGTTAGATTCCATCCGCATGAAGAAATACTTGCAAGCGGTAGCTTGGATCACGAGGTTCGCTTGTGGCATGCAATCACCTCAGAATGCATAGAGTCTCGTGATTTTTGTAATTCCTATTCAcaaacacttaaattattttcttctttaacATCTTTTATTGGCACTTCTTAAAAGGAAAGGAAAAATCctttattttgaaatgttttgATATATCATATGATTATTTTAGTTTGGTTTCTTACTAGTTTTTTACCGAATTGATTTCAATAGGTTTCCTTACTCATAAAGGAAAAAaccacaaaaaaatattttgttttatgactATTCCATGTGTCTGCTTTATATCGAGTGATCATTTTGAGGGAATTTCAGTTCTAGAGAAAGGTGGTTCCTGAGTTAGAATTTTTTGTCGCGGGAGATGCATTGTTGAATGTCTCTAGGTCTAGGATGAATATTTCAATAATGAAACAAGAGGGGTATAAGTCAGAAAAATCAGTGGGGCTAGAATTTTCATCAAGAGTACGTTTAACATTGTATTTGGTGACTTAAACTGCATTCTGGTTTCAGACCGCCCTGTTGCTTCAATTGCATTTCACGCTGAAGGAGAAGTACTTGCTGTAGCTTCAGGTCACAAGGTGCTTATTGTTGACCTCTCTGACACTACTTTAATCTATTGCACATAATTTTTGCTAATTATTTAGTATTTCCAAGTCTTAGTTCTCAAGATTGTTAACTTTGTCTGATCCTATGTCAGCTGTACATGTGGATTTACAATGGGAAGGGGGATGATTCCATACCAACCATTGTATTGAAGACGAGACGCTCCCTTAGGGCTGTGCACTTTCATCCTCATGGAGCTCCTTTGTTGTTAACTGCTGAAGTGATCttctatttttatgtttttattggtTATGTGCTCTCACCATCATGTTGAGTGAATTACTTCTGACATTTGCAGGTCAATGACCTTGACTCTTCAGATTCATCATTAACAAAGGCAACCTCTTCTGGGTCTGTGCACAATCCTCCTCCTTCTGTTTATGTGACAAATGTGCATCCAAATGATAATATTGATGCGACTCCGGACTCATCTTTGATGGATTTTCCATTCATGTACATCCCTTTCTTAGGGAGAGAGCATTTTAGGTCAGAAGAGGGATATGTATCCACAGAGTTACCTTCTGCTGGAGCTCCTAGCTTCCTAAGTAGGACAGATGGCACTTTAGGTAATTTTTGTCCTCGCATCCCAGGTGCTGATAACAGTGAGGCTTTGGATATGCAACTGGCAGAACAGCCTGGTCAAATAACTGTGTCAACCAATCATGAGGCAGATAGAGTTCCCAACATATCAAGAGAGCAAGAGATTCTGCTTTCTCGAAATCCAACATGCTGGGAGTTACCATTTCTGCAGGGTTGGTTAGTGGGTCAAAGTCAAGCCAGCATGCCTTCAGGGTCTTCCCCACAGGATTCTCATGGATTTCTTGCAGCTGATTTTCCTGCTTGTTATAGGAGTATTCCGATTGCCCCTTTCTCAGTGTCATTGTTGTCAGAAACGAATCTGTCCATATTAATGGCAGAATCTCATCGGTTTTCTCGCTCAACACAACCCCTTTTAATCCCTACCCCAAGTTTTACGCAGACAACTGATTCAGATACTTCACATGACATAAACCGTTCTCTCTTGCTTAGAATCCAATCAGAAGTTGCAGCTTCTCTGGCTGCCACAGGTGCTGCTGAGCTACCGTGCACAGTGAAGTTAAAACTATGGTGTCATAATGTCAAAAGTCCTCGTGAAATTCTGGATTCCAAGAAATGTCGCCTAAGCATACCACATGTTGTCCTTTGCAGGTGGGCTTGAACCATGAAGTATTTTACTCCTTTGTCATGTTTTTGTCATTGGTGCTATTTAACAGTTTCTCTTGATTTACTTAGTAAAATGCTACTTTGAACTATTACCAAAATCTAGATAAGGTCTAGTTTTCCTTCAATTAGTGCAACTATTTTAATTGGAAATTTATTAGAATGACACATGAGTTCTTTTAGCTATTGGTTTTATTTGGAATCCACACCTAAATGTGTGATTATCAGATTCTGATGTCATcttcttataattatatattgattgCCATTGCAGTGAGATGGGGGCCCATTTTTCTCCTTGTGGAAGACTTTTGGCTGCATGTGTCGCTTGTGTGCCTTCAAATGTAGATAGTGATCCAAGTTTATTGACACAATTGCCTCAAGATGTCTTGGGAGCTCAATCATCCCCAACTCGGCACCCTATTTCTGCACGCGAGATCATGTATGAGCTTCGTGTATATTCTCTTGCAGAGGCGACGTAAGATTCAACCACTCTTTTTGTAGATATATATTTAGGCATATTTTTCTTGCCAATTTATGACTTATTCCTCTTCTGCTATTTCCTGCTagtttactttaaaaaaaattccttatgcaggtttggtttggttttggCATCAAGGGCAATTAAATCTGCTCATTGTTTGACATCTATTCAGGTAGGTGACTCTTATGAGCTATTATGAATATTGTCTTTGCCTCCTTATCTATATCTTAGCTTAATGGTTCCAGCAGATCTTAGCTGTTGTCAATGATAGCCTAATGCTCTGTTGCTTGAGAGTGGCTGTGTATGACATCCTTATCTATGGCCTACATTTAGCTTAATCTATTATTCTGTGACCCGAACTCTTCACTTTCTTTCCTTGATATTGTGTGATTAGTAATAAGGCATTTCCCGAGgaacataaaaataatagagaattCTATTTGCCcctcaaacttttttttttaaaatgacccTTAAACATAACCTCGTTGGATTTTGCCCCTTGTACATTTGAAACCTTCTAATTTTACCCCAAAGTAACAGAACTGGAAGTAGTGTCAATCTTTTGAAGTTTGACCAGTTGGCAGCCGGTTAAATGCCATTTGTGGTGGTCCGTTAGTTTGGGGTTAAAGTCAAAAGATTTCAAAAGCTTGAGGGGTAAACTCAAAATTGAGTACAAATTTTTGGTGTGTGTGGGGAGAGTGGCAAAACAACTATTATCTCTAATAACAATCttacatgatgttttttttGTACTTCATATCTGACATTGTCTTTTGCTGCATTCTGCAGTTCTCTCCTACGTCTGAGCATATATTGCTTGCATATGGACGACGTCATAGTTCGCTTCTTAAAAGCATTATTATTAGTGGAGACACTTCTCTATCGGTTTACACAGTTTTGGAGGTAAGCAAATCCTGTAATTTACTGCCTTGCTAATTTGAAATCACCAAAGGTGCATATCATTAACCAGAGTTGTCTTTGTATCCTTCTTATTTGTGCATAAATTAACTATCtcatatgtatattttattaagacTTTAGGCgttcaaacattacaaaaaaGGGGGAGATATCtcaaaaacaaagaaagaaacaaaaacaaaactgtCTGCCACTTTAGCCTCTTTATTAGAGATCTCGAAAGGGTCCCAATGATTCTGACAGTTTTACGCTTGGGTGCCAAGTGGATGCCATGGATCATACTAGAAATCAATCTTCTTTCCGTTTTCTACCGTGAAGGAGAGTAGGGTTGAAGGGCCTCCCAAGTTTTAGTGATTTCGTTCCAAGACACTTTTACCCCAATAGTATGGCCATTCACTCTTGTGAGATGATAGTATGGAGGTCGCAGAAGAGTGTTGACATTTATGAGTTGCCAGTTGAGCCTCAAATTATGAGGAGATGCTTATAGAAAGGAAATATGGtcaattaattgattgattGTATGTGGTCAGCCATTAGCAGTGCTTGTATACTTGTGTGGGTTTCTAGAGCGAGATTGGTGAGGAATAaaacttttcaattttttctatattaaatTGAGTGAAGTTACACGTGCTTTTatagaaacaaaaataagtaagtGTTAAACAACTATTACTCCATGGCTTTAGTTGGTTCCACTAATTACTAACCATTACTTAATTACTAGTCTAGATTGACTATTTTCACCAATTTATTGGTGTGACTTGGACCACATATTTGTTATATTGGATAGACTTCAGTTTTTGTGCCGTGGATAGAATATAGTCAAaagtaaatgtttttttttgctAAGAAAATTACATGGTTAGATGTGACATTATCTggtctgtttttttttttaaatttatttttcattgatCCAATTCATCACAAAAGTTAGCATGAATTTGACAAAAACGAAGAAAACATAAGAAAATCTCAAAGCAAAGAAAAATACTACAAAACACAAAGCTCCATACGAGGAAAAGAGTTGAGATCGACTTGAAGCTATCCTTGACGGGTGAACACAAACATAGTCAGACCTTGTTATTTTCCATCCTAGTTTCTATAGAGTATGTGCTTctctttatcaaatttttagCAATCTTAGCTTCCTTTTTTTCAGTTATCTAGTTTGTCTCTTAGTACTTCAGATATGCTTTCTCTTTGGCTTATTGCTTGGTTACAACTGGAGATAGTTTTGACAGGTTGATGTTAGTAAAACAGATACTGAGACATAAGTTTAGCTATGAGGTTTCTTTGACTGTATTATCACTTTGTCGTCCTTCCCaagattgtttattttatcCATTGTTACAGGTTTATAGAGTTTCAGATATGAAACTTGTGAGTATGCTTCCAAGTGTGGACGATGAGGTCAATGTGGCGTCCTTTCACCCTTCGGCTGGTGGAGGCATTGTATATGGTACCAAGGTATGACATTTACTTTCAAGGAAAGTAGAAttcattcattcttcttcttcttcttccattttttACCTAGGAATCCTAGATAACTTCTATTGTTTTTTGCAGGAAGGAAGACTCGGAATCTTGCGTTATGATCGTTCTGTCAATTTGACATAGTTTTCCTGAGACTTATTAATGCATACAAGTTCAAAGGTTCAAGACACCTCCATCTTTTGTCCTCCTACATCCACAAACATCGGATAGATAGACATTTCATCTCTTCTTAGAACCTTAGGGTGTGTTTGTTTGCCAGATAAGTTATTTGTGGGATCATTTATCTAGTATTTGGTTGAATCACTacttaatattttgaatgtcCCTTGCGTTTTTGTTTTGTAATGAAAAgttgacatttttcaaaaataaaatacttatcCTTTAGTTAGGAGTTTTAGTGCTAAGATATTATTGTCCTTAAAGTAGGAAATTGATATTATGAGAACTATACGTATACAATATGTAATCTAGGTTTGACAGTACCTTAGTAACTGCCGATAAGATGAGAGATTAGAGGAGTAGAGAATGAGAATAACTACAGATCTGCAATTGAtaggaagaagagattgaattaGAAGAGATACAAAATGAGAATAGGAAGAGTTAATCAGGGTTACCTGAAGAGTCATTCATCAGTAGTCGTTTCTATTCCAGTTTAGCAAGTATTTAAGGCAGAATTATTCACTCCTCTGCAGGACCCTCTAACTGCCTTTGCCAGCTGGCCTTACCAGCTGTTACTGCCCTTCTGTTATAACTTATGCAGTTACTCAACTGCTACAAGAACTTTCATATGCTGTGTAACAGTTTATTCTCACTAAAAAACCTGCTGTCTGTGTAACAGCTTATTCCAGACTAAAAAACCTGTTGTGTGAATACAACTTATTAACAACGAAATTACCGAACCTGCCGACTTTGTTAACAATCCGTCGACTTATTAAGGGTtagaaaacctaaccctaaaatcCTCTCGTAACATTAGCTTCCCCATCAACACTTGTTCGCCCACGAAAAAGTTGATTGAAAGAAGCTGTGTCTCCCACCGTCAACACAAATTGAGGATACTTTGTCATCAACCATGACTCTTCCTCCCAGCTAGCATCATCATCTGAAGCGTTAGACCACCTGATCAGGAATTGTCCCATACTGACTCCATCCTTCCAAACAATTCTCTCATCTAGAATTGTCACTGGTTCCACAAGACTGTCCTCTTGTAGGATAGGAATATGAGGATTGACTACTGCATTTCCCACCTTTTTCTTTAGCTGAGAAATGTGAATAACATTGTGCATTTTTGCTGTAGACGGAATGTCAATCTTGTAAGCCACCTTCCCCACCCTTTCCATTATTTGAAAGGGTCCATAGAACTTAGGGCTGAGTTTATGCATTTTTTTCCTTTCACCGAAGATTGTCTTTATGGTTGTAGCTTAACAAACACCCAATCCCCCACTTGGTAAACACAGTCGACCCTTCTCTTGTCTGATTGCTGCTTCATCCGATGTTGTGCCTGTTGGAGATTAAACTTCAAAAGTTTCAATGCCTCTTCCCTTGCCGACAAACTGCGGTCCACTGTCTCAATCCTTGAGTCCCCTGCTAAGTATGGATGATGAACTGGTGGAGGTTGACCATACACGATTTCATATGGTGAAGATAACGCTGCCGAGTGAAAGTTTGTGTTGTACCACCATTCAGCTAAAGGAAGCCACCTTACCCATGACTTAGGTTTTTGACCTGCCATACAACGCAAATAAGTTTCCAGGCTTCGATTAACCACTTCCGTCTGCCCATCGGTTTGTGGGTGATATGCTGATGACATGGCCTGCTCAATACCTTGCAATTTACACAATTCCTTCCAAAAAGTACTCACAAAGATTTTATCCCTGTCACCTACAATGGTCAGCGGCATTCCATGTAAACGAAATATATTATCCATGAACACTTGAGCAATATCACTAGCAGAAAATGGGTGTTTTAACCCAACAAAATGAGCCATCTTGGAGAGTCTGTCCACCACTACAAAAATAACAGAATACCCATTGGCTTTAGGCAGACCTTCAATGAAATCCATGAAAATATCACTCCAAATTGATGTAGGAATAGCCAAAGGTTGCAACAACCCTTTATACCCTTGATTCTCCCATTTCTTTTGCTGACAAATAACACCGTTTCTCACAAATTCTCTAACATCTCGTTCCATTCCCCTCCAAAAATACGCTTGACGCAGTTTCTGATATGTGACCATTACTCTTGAATGCCCGCCCACTGCTGAATTATGCATTGTTGAAATAACATAAATTCTCAAATCTCTATCACAACCCACCACCAAACGCCCTTCTTTACGCAGCTGACCTTTGATGAAGGAAAACTCTTTTACCCCTGACGGATTTGTCTCTAATGTTGAAATGATCTTCTTTAAGTTCAAATCTTGACTCCACGATTTctcaattttttcaataaaactgATGAAAA
Proteins encoded:
- the LOC124911538 gene encoding uncharacterized protein LOC124911538; amino-acid sequence: MMGGPLSDDTDATSISSSRTQFHHRERNVFSLLLRREISPRTKSCPKWNYGEAPKKNVMASFGPRSEAVMDARRGLLSWVEADSLQHLSAKYCPLFPPPRSTIAASFSLDGKRLASTHGDHTVKIIDCQTRRCLKVLSGHRRTPWVVRFHPHEEILASGSLDHEVRLWHAITSECIESRDFYRPVASIAFHAEGEVLAVASGHKLYMWIYNGKGDDSIPTIVLKTRRSLRAVHFHPHGAPLLLTAEVNDLDSSDSSLTKATSSGSVHNPPPSVYVTNVHPNDNIDATPDSSLMDFPFMYIPFLGREHFRSEEGYVSTELPSAGAPSFLSRTDGTLGNFCPRIPGADNSEALDMQLAEQPGQITVSTNHEADRVPNISREQEILLSRNPTCWELPFLQGWLVGQSQASMPSGSSPQDSHGFLAADFPACYRSIPIAPFSVSLLSETNLSILMAESHRFSRSTQPLLIPTPSFTQTTDSDTSHDINRSLLLRIQSEVAASLAATGAAELPCTVKLKLWCHNVKSPREILDSKKCRLSIPHVVLCSEMGAHFSPCGRLLAACVACVPSNVDSDPSLLTQLPQDVLGAQSSPTRHPISAREIMYELRVYSLAEATFGLVLASRAIKSAHCLTSIQFSPTSEHILLAYGRRHSSLLKSIIISGDTSLSVYTVLEVYRVSDMKLVSMLPSVDDEVNVASFHPSAGGGIVYGTKEGRLGILRYDRSVNLT